The Tenrec ecaudatus isolate mTenEca1 chromosome 6, mTenEca1.hap1, whole genome shotgun sequence genome has a window encoding:
- the LOC142451075 gene encoding olfactory receptor 8S1-like codes for MGNHSMFSEFILLGLSSNLQSQVLLFVLFLVIYLLTLMGNLIMLLVIRLDPHLHTPMYFFLGQLSFLDLCHSSVTVPKMLENLLSERKTIFVESCLAQAFFVFTTGGTEACLLAVMAYDRYVAISSPLLYGQVMSSQLCVRLVWGCWGLAFVDALINILLAANLDFCEDQTIPHFSCELSSLFPLSCSDTSVNFTLLLCSSVWHFFGTFVLIVSSYTRIVSTIMSISSTSGRSKAFSTCSSHLTTVILFYGSGFLSYLLPNSGTPLEMIFPLQYSVVTPMLNPLIYSLQNKEVKAAIRRMFRKYMNSRT; via the coding sequence ATGGGAAATCACAGCATGTTCAGTGAATTCATCCTCCTCGGCCTGTCTTCCAACCTGCAGAGCCAGGTTCTTCTCTTTGTGCTGTTTCTGGTGATTTACCTGTtgaccctgatggggaacctgatAATGCTGCTAGTGATCAGGCTTGATCCTCACcttcacacacccatgtacttcttttTGGGACAGCTGTCCTTCCTGGACCTCTGCCACTCCTCTGTCACAGTtcccaagatgctggagaacctaCTCTCTGAAAGAAAAACCATCTTTGTGGAGAGCTGCCTGGCTCAGGCCTTCTTTGTGTTCACCACAGGGGGCACTGAAGCCTGTCTGCTGGCAGTGATGGCCTATGATCGCTATGTGGCCATCAGCTCTCCTTTGCTCTATGGCCAGGTGATGAGCAGCCAGCTCTGCGTCAGGCTGGTATGGGGCTGCTGGGGCCTGGCCTTTGTGGATGCTCTCATCAATATTCTCCTGGCTGCCAATCTAGATTTTTGTGAGGACCAAACTATACCCCACTTCAGCTGCGAGCTGTCTTCTCTCTTCCCGCTGTCTTGCTCTGATACCTCCGTCAACTTCACGCTCCTGCTCTGCTCCTCCGTCTGGCATTTCTTTGGAACCTTCGTTTTGATTGTGTCCTCTTACACCCGCATTGTCTCCACCATCATGAGCATCAGCTCCACCTCCGGCCGAAGCAAGGCCTTCTCCACCTGTTCTTCCCACCTCACCACTGTGATCTTGTTCTATGGCTCTGGCTTCCTCAGCTATCTCTTGCCCAACTCAGGGACCCCACTGGAGATGATCTTCCCTTTACAGTACAGTGTGGTCACGCCCATGCTGAATCCTCTCATCTACAGCCTCCAGAACAAGGAAGTGAAGGCGGCCATTAGAAGAATGTTCCGAAAATATATGAACTCTCGCACATAG
- the LOC142451528 gene encoding olfactory receptor 5BS1-like produces MNNHTVITELILLGLSADPRAQALLFVLFLGIYLLTLMGNLVMILVIRDDSHLHTPMYFFLGHLSFLDLCFSSVTVPKMLQNFLAQKQSISLRGCITQSFFVLLSGCSEARLLSALAYDRYAAICHPLLYSVIMNGPLCITMVSAAWVLGGLNSLVNHLFIQKLHFCGSNIISHFSCELPSLFPLSCTDPTANQLLLSGSSTLLGLLTLPLILFSYCRILSAILSIRSSGGQGKAFSTCSSHLTVVLLFYGTALFGYLSPPSGSLLEQVISLQYSVITSLLNPLIYSLKNREVKAALQRMLRQIAGSSWRRVALWGSFRDRGEGLFRNGNAFQGKRTF; encoded by the coding sequence ATGAATAATCATACTGTCATCACGGAGCTCATCCTCCTCGGGCTGTCTGCTGACCCTCGTGCTCAGGCTCTGCTCTTTGTACTCTTCCTGGGGATCTACCTCCTGACCTTGATGGGGAACTTGGTGATGATCCTGGTGATTAGAGATGATTCTCACCTCCACACCCCaatgtacttcttccttggaCATCTGTCCTTCCTGGATCTCTGCTTCTCCTCAGTCACGGTACCCAAGATGCTACAGAACTTCTTGGCTCAGAAGCAAAGCATCTCCCTGAGGGGCTGCATCACCCAGAGTTTCTTTGTCCTTCTCTCCGGGTGTTCAGAAGCCAGGCTTCTCTCCGCCTTGGCCTATGATCGCTACGCTGCCATCTGCCACCCTCTGCTCTACTCTGTGATCATGAACGGACCACTTTGCATCACCATGGTCAGTGCAGCATGGGTGCTTGGGGGTCTGAACTCACTGGTGAATCATCTTTTCATCCAAAAGTTACATTTTTGTGGCTCCAACATCATCTCCCACTTCAGCTGTGAGCTTCCTTCATTGTTCCCCCTGTCCTGCACTGATCCAACTGCCAATCAATTGCTTCTGTCTGGGTCAAGTACATTGCTGGGGCTGCTGACCCTTCCCCTGATCCTCTTCTCTTACTGCAGAATTCTCTCTGCCATCCTGAGCATTCGATCCTCTGGGGGCCAAGGcaaagccttctccacctgtTCCTCCCACCTCACTGTGGTTCTCTTGTTTTATGGGACAGCTCTATTCGGGTACCTCAGCCCTCCCTCTGGCTCCCTGCTGGAGCAAGTGATCTCCCTTCAGTACAGTGTGATCACGTCCTTGCTGAACCCCCTCATCTACAGCCTCAAGAACCGGGAAGTGAAGGCAGCACTGCAGAGGATGCTGAGGCAGATAGCAGGTTCCTCATGGAGAAGAGTCGCTCTGTGGGGGTCATTCAGAGACAGGGGagaagggctcttcagaaatggaaATGCCTTCCAAGGGAAAAGGACATTTTAG